A DNA window from Bacillus sp. E(2018) contains the following coding sequences:
- a CDS encoding flagellin, giving the protein MRINHNIAALNTYRQLNTAAGAQSKSMEKLSSGLRINRAGDDAAGLAISEKMRGQIRGLDQASRNSQDAISLIQTAEGALNETHSILQRMRELAVQGSNDTNNVDDRTAIQKEMNELTKEISRIGNNTEFNTTKLINGDVANTSSAVQQQDTIVIGDAFDADSTNTVKFTVDGEEYTLVGDGAATPGSIPVISGKTITVGTNSGAATAADLVAGLQQLQAQDTTSKLAQFDIAVSGSDITLTAKADGDYAGSKGTNNTIQLSDADGTGITINNPIVGSEGADATGGLSFQTGSNNGQQFDITIADMRSLALGISGTSGSTAQGTVTGASFTNTGLTTDNSGTTEYALDISDKDKATAAIEVLDNAIKTVSDERAKLGAYQNRLDHTINNLNTSSENLTAAESRVRDVDMAKEMMTQTKNSILSQAAQAMLAQSQQTPQGVLQLLR; this is encoded by the coding sequence ATGAGAATTAATCACAATATCGCGGCTCTTAACACGTATCGTCAGTTGAATACAGCTGCAGGTGCTCAATCAAAATCAATGGAAAAATTATCATCAGGTCTTCGTATTAATCGTGCTGGGGACGATGCAGCTGGTCTTGCAATTTCTGAGAAAATGCGTGGACAGATTCGTGGATTGGACCAAGCTTCAAGAAACAGTCAGGATGCTATCTCATTAATTCAAACTGCTGAAGGTGCTTTGAATGAAACACATTCTATTTTACAGCGTATGCGTGAGTTAGCTGTTCAAGGTTCAAACGATACGAACAATGTGGATGACAGAACTGCAATTCAAAAAGAAATGAATGAGCTTACTAAAGAGATTAGTAGAATAGGGAATAATACTGAGTTCAATACTACTAAACTAATTAATGGTGATGTAGCAAATACTTCATCTGCTGTTCAACAACAAGATACAATAGTAATTGGGGATGCTTTTGATGCTGATTCTACCAATACAGTCAAATTCACAGTAGATGGTGAAGAGTATACATTAGTGGGAGATGGAGCAGCAACTCCTGGCAGTATCCCCGTAATATCAGGAAAGACAATTACGGTTGGTACTAATAGTGGAGCTGCAACGGCAGCCGATTTAGTTGCTGGATTACAGCAATTACAAGCTCAAGATACAACATCTAAGTTAGCGCAATTTGATATAGCTGTATCAGGTTCCGATATTACATTAACAGCTAAAGCTGATGGAGATTATGCTGGAAGTAAAGGGACAAATAATACTATTCAATTATCAGATGCTGATGGAACAGGAATTACTATTAATAACCCAATAGTAGGTAGTGAAGGTGCTGACGCAACAGGTGGTTTAAGCTTCCAAACAGGATCAAATAATGGACAACAGTTTGATATTACTATTGCTGATATGCGTTCTCTAGCACTTGGTATTTCTGGTACAAGTGGATCGACTGCTCAAGGAACTGTAACAGGCGCATCATTCACAAATACTGGACTTACAACAGATAATTCAGGTACAACAGAATATGCTTTAGATATATCTGATAAAGATAAAGCAACAGCTGCGATTGAAGTTCTAGATAATGCGATTAAAACAGTTTCAGATGAACGTGCTAAACTTGGAGCTTATCAGAACAGATTAGACCACACAATTAATAACTTAAATACATCTTCTGAAAATTTAACTGCTGCTGAGTCTCGTGTACGTGATGTTGATATGGCAAAAGAAATGATGACACAAACAAAAAATTCTATTCTTTCTCAAGCAGCACAAGCAATGTTGGCTCAATCTCAACAAACGCCTCAGGGAGTTTTACAACTCTTAAGGTAA
- the flgL gene encoding flagellar hook-associated protein FlgL, whose product MRVTQSMLSNNMLRHISKSYESMAKTQEQLTTGKKISRPSDDPVVAMKGMTYRTNLTEVEQYKRNLSEAYNWMENSDAALDKATSVMQRIRELTVQASNGTYEESQKGMIGKEIEQLKEHLVSIANTQVAGKYIFNGNDTTKKPVDLIKTPTVSDNPNPVNLELSQGIEVAVNINPKNVFTHTAGSPESGLFGDINELKKALESTSGKDISGFLDKLDSHINNLVAERAELGARYNRVELIDARVGEQEVIANRILSENEDADIERVITDLKMQESLHRAALGVGSRIMQPTLMDFLR is encoded by the coding sequence ATGCGTGTAACACAATCAATGTTATCCAATAACATGCTACGCCATATTAGTAAAAGCTATGAAAGTATGGCGAAAACACAAGAACAATTAACAACAGGTAAAAAGATTAGCCGTCCATCAGACGATCCTGTTGTTGCAATGAAGGGCATGACATATCGAACAAACTTAACTGAGGTTGAGCAATACAAGCGAAACCTATCTGAAGCGTATAACTGGATGGAGAATTCAGATGCTGCTCTAGATAAAGCGACAAGTGTGATGCAACGAATTCGTGAGTTGACGGTTCAAGCAAGCAATGGAACGTATGAAGAGTCTCAAAAAGGCATGATTGGAAAAGAGATTGAGCAATTAAAAGAACATCTCGTTTCCATTGCCAACACACAAGTTGCTGGGAAGTACATTTTTAATGGAAATGATACTACGAAAAAACCAGTTGATCTTATCAAAACACCAACCGTTTCAGATAATCCTAATCCAGTTAATCTGGAGTTGTCTCAAGGTATTGAAGTAGCAGTTAACATCAACCCTAAAAACGTATTTACTCATACAGCTGGCTCACCGGAAAGCGGTTTGTTTGGGGATATTAATGAATTGAAGAAAGCTCTTGAGAGTACTTCAGGAAAAGATATTAGTGGATTTCTAGACAAGTTAGATTCTCACATTAATAATTTAGTTGCTGAACGGGCTGAACTAGGGGCAAGATACAATCGTGTAGAACTAATAGATGCTCGAGTTGGCGAGCAGGAAGTCATCGCAAATCGCATACTTTCTGAAAATGAAGATGCAGATATTGAGCGTGTAATTACAGATTTAAAGATGCAAGAAAGTTTGCACCGTGCGGCATTAGGAGTAGGTTCTCGCATCATGCAACCGACACTTATGGACTTTTTACGATAA
- a CDS encoding PRC-barrel domain-containing protein: MKKSNQFVGLPIISIADGAEVGHVKSLVVNPKEGMVDFLTVEHADWQISVRAVPFKKIVGVGEFAVMIEDSTSIFDLTEIPIANELVQKKINVVGAKLIDRKGQLIGEATEFFINEDTGAILGLELSLRSKKVILSSEQLITYGRDLIVIKEEAQLNFLDKAESLLGGVVEVEDEVAVSVETNELSEFQEKQLKLLTGRTTTKDIFERNGELLFPNGTTLNKEDVRKAQEKGPAVLAELSMNVVG, from the coding sequence ATGAAAAAGAGTAATCAATTTGTTGGACTGCCTATTATCAGTATTGCAGACGGAGCAGAAGTAGGACATGTAAAGTCATTGGTCGTTAATCCAAAAGAAGGTATGGTTGATTTCCTAACCGTTGAACATGCAGACTGGCAGATCAGCGTACGTGCGGTTCCTTTTAAGAAAATCGTAGGTGTTGGAGAGTTTGCAGTCATGATTGAAGACAGTACATCAATCTTTGACTTGACAGAGATTCCAATCGCCAATGAACTTGTACAAAAGAAAATTAATGTCGTTGGAGCTAAGTTGATCGATCGTAAAGGTCAACTGATCGGAGAAGCGACTGAGTTCTTTATCAACGAAGACACGGGAGCCATTCTAGGTCTGGAATTGTCACTACGTTCAAAGAAAGTAATCCTTTCATCCGAACAGCTTATCACTTATGGACGTGATTTGATTGTTATTAAAGAAGAAGCACAGTTGAACTTTTTAGATAAAGCTGAGTCTTTATTAGGTGGCGTTGTTGAAGTAGAAGATGAGGTAGCTGTATCTGTTGAAACAAACGAGCTATCTGAGTTCCAAGAAAAGCAACTGAAATTATTGACTGGACGAACGACAACAAAAGATATTTTTGAGAGAAACGGTGAGCTTTTATTTCCGAACGGAACCACTCTAAATAAAGAGGATGTACGGAAAGCTCAAGAGAAAGGACCAGCCGTTCTAGCGGAACTTTCCATGAACGTTGTGGGCTAA
- a CDS encoding ComF family protein: MSYCLYCHEPYSEAWSWEALIGLKASPLLCQECEGQLIRIKSDICRICGRDFSVFPEQYRQGECCLDCIRWEENEEWTGILQQNRSLYVYNDFMKEMIAKLKYRGDAEVVKAFYPVLSSEYKKIFRDAVLVPIPLSEERHYERGFNQAELIAKGFNKPVEHLLKRRTHEEKQSKKTREERLFQKKNPFEVMDTLKVKNQNVILVDDVYTTGSTLRYAAKVLIKAGARNISSITLAR; encoded by the coding sequence TTGAGTTATTGTCTGTACTGTCATGAACCATATTCTGAAGCTTGGTCATGGGAAGCTCTGATTGGCTTAAAGGCATCACCATTATTGTGTCAGGAATGTGAAGGGCAATTAATAAGGATAAAAAGTGATATTTGTAGAATATGCGGTCGTGACTTTTCAGTATTTCCCGAGCAATATCGACAGGGTGAGTGTTGCTTAGACTGCATTCGGTGGGAAGAAAACGAGGAGTGGACCGGCATTCTACAGCAAAATCGGTCACTTTATGTCTATAACGACTTTATGAAAGAAATGATAGCCAAGCTGAAATATCGTGGGGATGCTGAAGTTGTTAAAGCCTTTTATCCGGTGCTTAGTTCTGAGTATAAAAAGATTTTCCGCGATGCAGTTCTTGTTCCCATTCCATTGAGTGAGGAGAGACATTATGAAAGAGGATTTAACCAAGCTGAACTAATTGCAAAAGGATTTAATAAGCCAGTAGAACACCTATTAAAAAGAAGAACACATGAAGAGAAACAGAGTAAGAAAACTCGTGAAGAACGATTATTTCAAAAAAAGAATCCGTTTGAAGTAATGGATACTCTAAAGGTGAAGAATCAAAACGTCATTCTAGTCGATGATGTGTACACAACAGGAAGCACATTACGTTATGCGGCGAAAGTCCTGATTAAAGCTGGTGCCAGAAATATTTCTTCTATCACCCTAGCCCGATAA
- a CDS encoding TIGR03826 family flagellar region protein gives MDNLKNCPQCGKLFVKYIREQCDMCFREEELDYDKVYRYLRKSENRKATIVEVSESTEVSESKIIYFIHQGRIRVKGYPNFTYPCDGCQAPINDGRLCEECKARIKSELSIEDLIRRKQEESLPSYHTDDN, from the coding sequence ATGGACAATTTGAAGAACTGTCCGCAGTGCGGCAAACTTTTTGTGAAGTACATACGTGAACAGTGTGATATGTGCTTTCGAGAAGAAGAACTGGATTATGATAAAGTCTACCGATATCTTAGAAAAAGTGAGAATCGAAAGGCGACAATTGTTGAAGTAAGTGAATCAACCGAGGTCTCAGAAAGTAAAATCATCTATTTCATACACCAAGGAAGAATTCGTGTGAAAGGATATCCGAACTTTACGTATCCATGTGATGGATGCCAGGCGCCAATCAACGATGGCCGTCTATGCGAAGAGTGTAAAGCTCGTATCAAATCAGAGCTATCGATTGAGGACTTGATTAGAAGAAAACAAGAAGAATCATTACCTTCTTACCATACTGATGACAATTAA
- a CDS encoding prepilin-type N-terminal cleavage/methylation domain-containing protein, translating to MLSEKGFSLIEVLISLTILSVSVIGISQFFHHANKISAGNNTKLVATNLARMTLERVQIDHDPYEIKLISGMSEKSFSKSTCTKTSCQDLYEMAINDKSYKIAVKVKQSAPEKEIGLYTATVSIDYGETKPTTVEGYLKNANSTK from the coding sequence ATGCTTTCAGAAAAAGGATTCTCACTTATCGAAGTTCTTATCTCACTTACAATCCTCTCCGTTTCCGTAATAGGTATCTCACAGTTCTTTCACCATGCAAATAAAATATCTGCTGGAAATAATACAAAACTCGTAGCAACAAACTTGGCTCGAATGACATTAGAACGTGTACAGATCGATCATGATCCATATGAGATTAAACTCATTTCAGGTATGTCTGAAAAATCCTTTTCAAAATCAACTTGCACAAAGACATCATGCCAAGACCTTTATGAAATGGCGATTAACGATAAATCATATAAAATTGCTGTAAAAGTTAAACAATCTGCTCCAGAGAAAGAGATTGGCCTTTACACAGCAACCGTATCAATCGACTATGGGGAAACGAAACCCACAACTGTAGAGGGGTATTTAAAAAATGCGAATTCTACAAAATAG
- a CDS encoding DUF5658 family protein: MERIFQFQRHLWICIGLAVFNAADALFTHQVLLRGGTELNPIMRNLYAIDPILFLMVKFVFSYLIVAVGLVSLRRWVQKLLYVAFVIYFFVIAWHVYLNVKFF, from the coding sequence ATGGAGCGTATATTTCAGTTTCAGCGGCATTTGTGGATTTGTATAGGTTTGGCAGTATTTAATGCAGCTGATGCTCTGTTTACTCATCAGGTATTATTAAGAGGTGGAACGGAATTAAATCCAATTATGAGAAATTTGTATGCCATCGATCCGATTCTGTTCTTGATGGTAAAGTTTGTATTTTCATATTTGATTGTCGCCGTTGGATTAGTTTCATTGCGAAGATGGGTACAAAAGCTATTATACGTTGCCTTCGTTATTTATTTTTTTGTTATCGCTTGGCATGTATATCTTAATGTTAAGTTTTTTTAA
- a CDS encoding DUF6470 family protein — protein MNVPQLRLESTNARIGLHTQQPVQEIQQAPADLKIRQPKAELEVNVTPSQLTIDQTEAWADMDLKHVSRRIEEFAQRGYEDWLSGLARISQEGDDLMRVENGGNPIAEHAKMNSESPMYEFNIGFIPRANSVKINYRPSEMELNWKTHKPEIDVTIIKPQHQYTPGKVNVSIEQMPSLIINWTT, from the coding sequence ATGAATGTTCCTCAACTCAGACTGGAATCAACGAATGCTAGAATAGGACTACACACACAGCAGCCTGTTCAAGAAATCCAACAAGCTCCCGCTGATTTAAAAATTAGGCAGCCAAAAGCAGAACTAGAAGTGAATGTAACACCAAGTCAGTTAACCATTGATCAAACAGAGGCATGGGCTGATATGGACTTAAAACATGTCTCGCGCAGAATTGAAGAGTTTGCACAAAGAGGTTACGAAGATTGGCTATCTGGTCTAGCTCGAATTTCTCAAGAAGGAGACGACTTGATGAGAGTAGAGAACGGTGGCAACCCAATAGCGGAACATGCCAAAATGAATAGTGAAAGTCCGATGTATGAGTTTAACATAGGCTTTATTCCCAGAGCAAACAGTGTGAAAATTAACTATCGACCGAGTGAGATGGAGTTAAATTGGAAGACTCACAAACCAGAGATTGATGTTACGATTATTAAACCACAGCACCAGTACACTCCCGGAAAGGTAAACGTTAGTATAGAACAAATGCCTTCTTTAATAATTAATTGGACTACATAA
- the flgK gene encoding flagellar hook-associated protein FlgK, with protein sequence MRSTFHGLETARRGMFTQQTALQTTGHNIANANTPGYSRQRVNFVQTEAYPAASMNRPQIPGQMGTGVAAGSVQRVREGFLDTQFRGENNKLGYWDARSEALEKMEDIMNEPSDNGLAKTLDRFWQSLQDLSVNPEDSGARSVVRQRGLAVAETFNYLSNSLTSIQGDLKSQANITTKEINALLDDIQSINKQISEVEPHGYLPNTLYDERDSLVDRLSTLLNVEVTTKPSGGKPDPLAAGLYDIKMKDKDGTEFTLVDSASGTVNHLAIKYNDATGGNGLADSVEVNNTPIDISKFPGGKLQGLIESYGYNDNGVKGIYPEMLANLDQMAYQFATEFNAVHSKGWSLSDIETSTRKGYSFFELGGVSNPLNPKGAAKLLKLHDDMKELDNIAAATNQFGGDGSNALRLSDVKNKQLNFPGSISSLQSFYEGAIGKMAVDAQQAVRLTNNSAVLTDSVQQRRLSVSGVSLDEEMTNMIQFQHAYNASARNITVIDEMLDKIINGLGVGGR encoded by the coding sequence ATGCGCTCAACCTTTCATGGATTAGAAACAGCCCGTCGAGGAATGTTTACACAGCAAACAGCTCTTCAAACGACAGGTCACAATATAGCAAATGCGAATACTCCAGGGTATAGCCGTCAAAGAGTGAACTTTGTTCAAACTGAAGCGTATCCGGCAGCGAGCATGAACCGCCCTCAGATTCCAGGACAGATGGGAACGGGTGTAGCGGCGGGATCCGTACAGCGTGTTCGTGAAGGTTTTCTTGATACTCAATTTCGTGGAGAGAACAACAAGCTCGGGTATTGGGATGCGAGAAGTGAAGCGTTAGAGAAGATGGAAGATATCATGAATGAACCATCTGACAACGGTTTAGCAAAGACGCTTGACCGCTTTTGGCAATCACTACAGGATCTATCGGTCAACCCTGAAGATTCAGGTGCACGTTCGGTTGTGCGTCAGCGTGGTTTGGCAGTAGCAGAAACGTTTAATTATCTATCAAACTCACTAACTTCCATTCAGGGTGACTTGAAGTCGCAAGCTAATATTACGACAAAAGAGATTAATGCTCTACTCGACGATATCCAAAGCATTAATAAGCAGATTAGTGAGGTTGAGCCACACGGCTATCTACCAAACACACTTTACGATGAGAGAGATAGTTTAGTAGATCGTTTATCCACTTTACTAAATGTAGAAGTTACTACAAAGCCGAGCGGTGGCAAACCAGATCCACTAGCTGCTGGACTTTATGATATAAAAATGAAAGACAAAGATGGTACTGAGTTCACATTAGTAGATTCTGCAAGTGGAACGGTTAACCACCTTGCGATTAAGTATAATGATGCAACAGGTGGAAATGGGTTAGCGGACAGTGTGGAAGTGAATAATACTCCAATTGATATCAGTAAGTTTCCGGGTGGCAAGCTACAAGGTCTGATAGAGTCCTATGGTTATAACGATAATGGTGTAAAAGGCATCTATCCAGAAATGCTTGCAAATCTTGATCAAATGGCTTATCAGTTTGCAACAGAATTTAATGCAGTTCATTCTAAAGGCTGGAGTTTATCGGATATTGAGACAAGTACTCGCAAAGGATATAGTTTCTTTGAGCTTGGAGGGGTCTCTAACCCGTTAAATCCTAAGGGTGCAGCAAAATTACTCAAACTCCATGATGACATGAAGGAGTTGGATAACATCGCAGCTGCGACCAATCAATTCGGTGGAGATGGTAGCAACGCATTACGTTTAAGTGATGTTAAGAACAAACAATTAAACTTTCCAGGTAGTATATCATCTTTACAAAGCTTTTATGAAGGCGCAATTGGGAAGATGGCAGTTGATGCACAGCAAGCGGTTCGGTTAACGAACAACTCAGCTGTATTGACGGATTCCGTTCAACAACGCCGTCTGTCTGTAAGTGGTGTCTCTCTTGATGAAGAAATGACGAACATGATTCAATTTCAACATGCATATAACGCATCTGCTCGGAACATTACAGTAATCGATGAGATGCTTGATAAAATCATTAACGGCTTGGGTGTCGGCGGAAGGTAG
- a CDS encoding VanW family protein: protein MAKREFNPKNFLVIFASLSLAALFLFLFSHLGTKVYSNIFEEEKYGTGVALASVPLENVAKSEALPLVNEKVSQWQNDYPVILVYNEKRVQLPSDVWQFQVEDSLKNLSGTSSPLLVNVNKETVEQSIQQLQVSGLKELLDEEMLHAHLKKMGSTLQTAELEVPINEFLTTFGQAEEVVSESTIKLPGEHVLLEDWVEGLENYELKPGEVFSLIGALEEVDMTAQDSIDLNVLASGIYGAIQKTNFSIIERHTSRELPDYSSLGYEALVKPQDMDLAFKNTNASSYKFNFIMDGNNLSVSIVGVPLPYTYTVKVDKQVFEPKTIIHFNDQLASILSAVTVSGGREGYLATVYRKSFGSGGEEVASEKLAEDFYPPRHRIEERGYPVEEEETPETTPEEGTPGTPYPYPFPYYPDPNNPMNPYVPVMPGIPGTDPSDKTTPNPDSEKETKPSNPGKESDGEIK, encoded by the coding sequence ATGGCTAAAAGAGAATTCAATCCTAAAAATTTTCTTGTGATCTTTGCATCCCTTAGCCTTGCAGCTCTTTTTCTTTTCTTATTTAGTCACTTAGGGACAAAGGTATACTCTAATATTTTCGAAGAAGAAAAGTATGGTACGGGGGTTGCGTTAGCTTCTGTGCCTTTAGAAAATGTTGCAAAATCTGAAGCATTACCACTTGTAAATGAAAAAGTATCACAGTGGCAGAACGACTATCCCGTAATTTTGGTTTACAACGAAAAAAGAGTTCAATTGCCTAGTGATGTATGGCAGTTTCAGGTTGAAGATAGTCTGAAGAACCTTTCTGGCACTTCATCACCACTATTAGTAAATGTAAACAAAGAAACGGTTGAACAATCGATACAACAACTTCAAGTTAGTGGACTTAAAGAGTTATTGGATGAAGAGATGTTACATGCACACCTGAAAAAGATGGGCTCTACCTTACAAACAGCTGAACTTGAAGTTCCGATCAACGAATTTCTCACTACGTTCGGACAAGCAGAAGAAGTGGTGAGTGAAAGCACGATTAAACTTCCAGGAGAGCATGTTCTTTTGGAAGATTGGGTAGAGGGTTTAGAAAATTATGAGTTGAAACCAGGAGAAGTTTTCTCATTAATAGGCGCTCTAGAAGAAGTAGACATGACCGCACAAGATTCGATTGATCTTAACGTGTTGGCTAGTGGCATTTATGGAGCGATACAAAAGACAAACTTCAGCATTATCGAACGTCATACATCAAGAGAGCTGCCTGATTATTCGTCACTAGGATATGAAGCACTCGTTAAACCTCAAGACATGGATCTAGCTTTTAAGAATACAAACGCTTCGTCATATAAGTTCAACTTTATAATGGATGGAAACAATTTAAGCGTTTCGATTGTTGGGGTACCACTTCCTTATACATATACCGTCAAAGTGGACAAGCAAGTATTTGAACCAAAGACCATTATTCATTTTAATGACCAGCTGGCATCGATTCTGAGTGCAGTTACCGTAAGTGGTGGAAGGGAAGGCTATCTGGCAACAGTCTATCGTAAATCGTTTGGTTCTGGTGGTGAGGAAGTAGCTTCGGAAAAGCTGGCAGAAGACTTTTATCCTCCTCGACATCGTATAGAGGAGAGAGGCTATCCGGTTGAGGAAGAGGAAACGCCTGAAACAACACCAGAAGAGGGTACACCTGGAACGCCATATCCGTATCCTTTCCCGTATTATCCAGATCCGAATAATCCAATGAACCCATATGTACCTGTAATGCCAGGTATTCCGGGCACAGATCCTTCGGACAAGACAACACCAAATCCTGATTCAGAAAAGGAAACGAAACCTAGT
- a CDS encoding YjfB family protein, with amino-acid sequence MDIAALSIMMNHSQLNQQANISVMKMAMNTAEQNNVNLTKMLEQSVLPHLGGKIDLKL; translated from the coding sequence ATGGACATTGCCGCACTATCTATCATGATGAATCACTCACAGCTCAATCAACAAGCGAACATCTCTGTTATGAAAATGGCGATGAACACTGCTGAACAAAACAATGTGAATTTGACGAAGATGCTGGAACAGTCTGTTCTTCCTCATCTAGGTGGTAAGATTGATCTGAAACTGTAA
- a CDS encoding flagellar protein FlgN has translation METAQMTSLLERLLQSHTDLLTLGERKTVVLKSGDMKSLDVLLKEEDLQVKKLQQIEKERLVKFANVTLGDVLEQVEEPEKERLLNLQNRLIDIYDALKDRNHLNQELLQQSLQYVNMSLSMMQPQSEPMTYNQTKKNPYRNNATSLFDSKA, from the coding sequence ATGGAAACGGCACAGATGACATCACTTCTTGAACGTTTGCTTCAATCCCACACAGATCTTCTAACTCTTGGAGAACGCAAAACAGTAGTGCTTAAATCAGGAGATATGAAGTCACTAGACGTTTTGTTAAAAGAAGAAGACCTACAAGTGAAGAAACTGCAACAGATTGAGAAAGAAAGACTTGTTAAGTTTGCGAATGTCACATTAGGTGATGTTTTAGAGCAAGTAGAAGAACCTGAAAAAGAACGATTGTTGAATCTACAAAACAGACTGATCGATATCTATGATGCTTTAAAAGACAGAAATCATCTTAATCAGGAATTGCTCCAGCAGTCACTGCAATATGTGAATATGTCACTAAGTATGATGCAACCTCAAAGTGAACCTATGACGTATAACCAGACGAAAAAAAATCCTTATCGCAATAACGCAACATCACTTTTTGATTCGAAAGCTTAA
- the flgM gene encoding flagellar biosynthesis anti-sigma factor FlgM has protein sequence MRINHFNSIQNNPYTKQVPHMKDNHVKAAYKKDEIQISDEAKKLLSSSKFEQDRTNKVNEIKQQVDSGTYKVNVSKTAASIIHYYKQG, from the coding sequence ATGCGAATCAATCATTTTAACTCTATTCAAAATAACCCATACACAAAACAGGTGCCCCATATGAAGGATAATCATGTTAAGGCTGCATACAAAAAAGATGAGATTCAAATTTCAGATGAAGCAAAGAAACTCTTGTCTTCCTCAAAATTTGAACAAGACCGGACGAATAAAGTGAATGAGATTAAACAACAAGTGGATAGCGGAACATATAAAGTCAATGTTTCTAAAACTGCAGCTTCCATTATTCACTATTACAAGCAGGGTTAA
- the csrA gene encoding carbon storage regulator CsrA, whose protein sequence is MLVLTRKLQEAIKIGENIELTVLSIDGDQVKLGISAPKQIEIHRKEVFLSIQEENDQAASTSINTFKALKKLKNT, encoded by the coding sequence ATGCTAGTATTGACCCGAAAGTTACAAGAGGCTATTAAAATTGGTGAAAACATTGAATTAACAGTGCTATCCATAGATGGAGATCAAGTGAAATTAGGAATTTCTGCGCCTAAACAAATAGAGATTCATCGAAAGGAAGTCTTTCTTTCCATCCAAGAAGAGAATGACCAAGCAGCAAGCACTTCAATTAACACATTCAAAGCATTAAAAAAGTTAAAAAACACGTAA
- the fliW gene encoding flagellar assembly protein FliW, giving the protein MILHTKFEEIIEICEEDILHFEQGLPGFEDEKQFVFLPMEGTPFSTLQSVSTKDLAFFTTNPFLFFKNYDFELVESVQKQLKIKEESDVLVQIILTIQEPLEKSTGNLQAPVVINVKENLAKQVILTDNKYRTRHELLETSNVGQEG; this is encoded by the coding sequence ATGATACTTCATACAAAATTTGAAGAAATAATAGAGATATGTGAGGAAGATATTTTACATTTTGAACAAGGTTTACCGGGTTTTGAAGACGAAAAACAATTTGTTTTTTTGCCTATGGAAGGAACTCCATTTTCAACCCTGCAATCGGTGTCCACTAAAGACCTAGCTTTTTTTACAACAAATCCATTTCTATTCTTTAAGAACTATGATTTCGAATTAGTAGAATCTGTACAAAAACAATTGAAAATAAAAGAAGAATCAGATGTTTTGGTTCAGATCATTTTAACGATTCAAGAACCGCTAGAGAAATCGACAGGTAATCTTCAGGCACCTGTGGTGATAAATGTAAAAGAAAACCTAGCAAAGCAAGTAATTCTTACAGATAACAAATATCGAACAAGACATGAATTATTAGAAACTAGCAATGTCGGACAGGAGGGTTAA